The genomic segment AAGCGTCTACGATCTCGGGATACTCCCACTTCATAGCGGTACGGTTATACAAGCCGAATGCCTCACCGGAATTGAAGGCGTTGTTGTCCCACCAGATGCAGGGGATGCCCACCTTGGATGCTGCGGAGGTGTAGGCGGTTGCCCACTCACAGCGATCCTCTGTATTGTACTTGTTCCGGGCACCGAACTCGCCGATGATGACGGCGTGTCCCTTTTGCAGGAAGTATTGGTTCAGCGTCTGCATCAGGGTTTCGATCTGAGCAGCGTCCCCGACCGGGTCGTAATCAAAGGTGCCCTTGGCGTTCAGGGCGAAATTATAGGGGGTATATGCGTGGATGGAAACGATGACCTTATCGTCCTCCGGAATCACAAATTCGCTGAGTACATCCGTTGTGGTTGCAGCCGCATAAGTGGGGATCATGACGCAGCGCTTGGGATTGTTGCCGCCGCTGTTCCGGATGGTATCCACAAAGGCAGCGTTTAGCTGGTTGATCACATCCCGTGCCTCCGGGTTGCCGCCGCTCCATTCGCTGGGGGTATCCACCATGCGAGGTTCGTTCATACCCTCAAAGATCAGATGCTCGTCATAGCCCTCAAACCGGGCAGCAATCTGCTTCCAGATGGCAACCAGCTCCGCCTTGGCAGGCTCCAGATTGTCATAGGAGGGGAAGTGCCAGTCCTCATGGTGCAGGTTGATGATACAGTACAGGTCGTTGTTGATGACGTAATTCACAACCTCCTGCACCCGGTTGAGCCACTCCTCGTTGATCTTGTAATCCGGTGCGTCTCCCAGATGCCCTGTCCAGGTTACGGGAACCCGGATCACATTAAAGCCCTTTTCCTTTACCGCCTTGATCATATCCTCGGTGGTCTTGGGATTGCCCCAACTGGTCTCTGCGCTGAGGGGGTCATCCTTGGTACCGCCGGTGGCATCCAGGGTGTTGCCCAGACTCCAGCCGATCTTCAGCTCCTGTACCAACTGGGTGCCGGTCAGATCCCGCATTTCCTTGATCTTATTTTCTTCTTCCTTCTTGCCGCAGCCTGCCAGCAGACTCATGCCCATGACGCCGGTCAGGCACAGAGCCGCCAGCTTTTTTAGATGTGATTTGATCATATTTCCCCCTTATTTTCTTTACGCAGTGACAATCTTGCTTGCCTGCTGCAAATTCAGCTTTTCTACCGCTGCTTCACGCATTTTGTACTTGAGGATCTTGCCGGCTGCATTCATAGGGAACTCGGTAACGAAGTCCACATACCGGGGTACCTTGTGCTTTGCCATGTGATCCAGTACATACTGCTTGATCTCTTCCTCGCTGCTGGTTTCCCCGTCATTGAGGATGATGCATGCCATGATTTCCTCGCCGTACTGCTTGTCCGGTACGCCGATTACCTGTACATCCTTTACCTTCGGATGGGTGTAGAGAAAGTCCTCGATCTCCTTGGGGTAGATATTCTCGCCGCCCCGGATGATCATATCCTTGATTCTGCCGGTGATCTTGTAGTAGCCCTTCTTGGTGCGCCGTGCCAGGTCGCCGGTGTGGAGCCAGCCGTTTTCATCGATGGCGGCAGCAGTTGCCTCCGGCATCTTGTAGTAGCCCTTCATGATATTGTAGCCCCGGGCAACGAATTCGCCGTCCACCTCGTCCGGAAGATCCTCGTTGGTTTCCGGATCCACGATCTTGCACTCTACGCCGAAGATGGGGCCGCCCACGGTGTTGACACGATCCTCAATGGAGTCGGTGGTCTTACTCATGGTAGTTGCCGGGGAAGCCTCGGTCTGCCCGTAGGTAATGCAGATCTCGTCCATGTGCATCTTCTCGATCACATCCTGCATGGTCTTGATGGGGCAGGGGGAACCTGCCATAATGCCGGTACGCATGTGGGAGAAGTCGGTCTTTTCAAAGTCCGGATGCCCCAGCATAGCGATGAACATGGTGGGCACTCCGTGGAATGCGGTGATCTTCTCCTTGTTGATGCAGGCAAGTCCCTTTCTGGGTGAGAATGCAGTGATGGGAGACATGGTGGTGCCGTGGGTGACGGATGCGGTCATTGCCAGAACCATGCCGAAGCAGTGGAACATGGGCACCTGGATCATCATCCGGTCTGCGGTGGACAGATCCATGCAGTCGCCGATGGCCTTGCCGTTGTTGACCACGTTGTAGTGGGTCAGCATAACGCCCTTGGGGAAGCCGGTGGTACCGGAGGTATACTGCATGTTGCACACATCGTTTTTGTCGATGGTGCGGCGGCGTGCCTCCACCTCGCTATAGGGAACCTGCTCTGCCAGCTTGATTGCCTCATCCCAGGTGTAGCAGCCCGGCTGCCTGGAGTCGGTGGTGATGATATTCTTCAGGAAGGGGAACTTCTTGGATTCCAGCTTGCCTGGCTCACAGGTTGCAAGCTCCGGACAAAGCTCCTTCATGATGCCCACGTAGTCAGAATCCTTGTAGCCGTCGATCATGACCAGGGTGTGGGTATCGGACTGCCGCAGCAGATATTCTGCCTCGTGGATCTTATATGCGGTATTAACGGTAACCAGTACGGCGCCGATCTTGGTGGTTGCCCAGAAGGTAATGTACCATGCAGGTACATTGGTTGCCCAGATGGCGACGTGATCCCCCTTGCGTACACCCATGGCGATCAAAGCCCGGGCAAAGGTGTCCACATCGCTGCGGAATTCCGGATAGGTTCTGGTGTAATCCAGCTCCGTGTAGCGGAACGCATACTGGGTGGGGAATTCCTCGCACACACGATCCAGCACATCCGGGAAGGTGTAGTCAATGAGCCGCTCCTTGGGCCAGATATACTTGCCGGTTTTCCGGTTGTTGTCCTGGAGCGGGTGCTTATGCTTTCTGCGGAAGGGACGCATAAATTCTGCATACTGGGGGAATACCACGCCGGCATCCAGCAGATTGGGCATCCACAGCTTGACCCATTCCAGGGATACATAGCCGGTGTACTGGATGGACTGGAGGGCTTCGATCATCTTCTGGATGGGCAGATCGCCTTCGCCCATCATCTTGTAGACCACCTTGCCGTTTTCCATCACACTGTCCTTGATGTGGACGTACTTGATCAGTTCTCCAAGGTTTGCAACTGTCTGCTCCGGGGATTCACCGGCAAACCGATAGGGGTGATGCATATCCCACAAAGCAGCGATCTTGTGGCTGTTTACGCTGTCCAGCAGTGCTCTGAGTCGGTGGGTATCGCTGTAAACACCGTTGGTTTCCACCAACAGGGTCACATCATACTGCGCTGCAATGGGCGCCAGCTTCTTGAGCTGCTCTGCTACATAGGCGTCATCCACTTCTCCGTTGGGTGCAGCCTCCAGATCCGCCAGAACCCGGATATAGGGGGCGTTGATCTGCTGCGCCAGCTTGCAGTATTCGGTCAGTTCCGCAATGGTTTCTGCTTCCTTTTCCTTGAACTTCAGGCAGCAGCCGGA from the Ruminococcus champanellensis 18P13 = JCM 17042 genome contains:
- a CDS encoding AMP-binding protein — encoded protein: MKISFSTIACPDYSWVDIYSMAKDLGFDGIEIRGMGDDFAAYKAMPFTEANRPKTMAKLKALNIEIPCLSSGCCLKFKEKEAETIAELTEYCKLAQQINAPYIRVLADLEAAPNGEVDDAYVAEQLKKLAPIAAQYDVTLLVETNGVYSDTHRLRALLDSVNSHKIAALWDMHHPYRFAGESPEQTVANLGELIKYVHIKDSVMENGKVVYKMMGEGDLPIQKMIEALQSIQYTGYVSLEWVKLWMPNLLDAGVVFPQYAEFMRPFRRKHKHPLQDNNRKTGKYIWPKERLIDYTFPDVLDRVCEEFPTQYAFRYTELDYTRTYPEFRSDVDTFARALIAMGVRKGDHVAIWATNVPAWYITFWATTKIGAVLVTVNTAYKIHEAEYLLRQSDTHTLVMIDGYKDSDYVGIMKELCPELATCEPGKLESKKFPFLKNIITTDSRQPGCYTWDEAIKLAEQVPYSEVEARRRTIDKNDVCNMQYTSGTTGFPKGVMLTHYNVVNNGKAIGDCMDLSTADRMMIQVPMFHCFGMVLAMTASVTHGTTMSPITAFSPRKGLACINKEKITAFHGVPTMFIAMLGHPDFEKTDFSHMRTGIMAGSPCPIKTMQDVIEKMHMDEICITYGQTEASPATTMSKTTDSIEDRVNTVGGPIFGVECKIVDPETNEDLPDEVDGEFVARGYNIMKGYYKMPEATAAAIDENGWLHTGDLARRTKKGYYKITGRIKDMIIRGGENIYPKEIEDFLYTHPKVKDVQVIGVPDKQYGEEIMACIILNDGETSSEEEIKQYVLDHMAKHKVPRYVDFVTEFPMNAAGKILKYKMREAAVEKLNLQQASKIVTA
- a CDS encoding glycoside hydrolase family 5 protein; the protein is MIKSHLKKLAALCLTGVMGMSLLAGCGKKEEENKIKEMRDLTGTQLVQELKIGWSLGNTLDATGGTKDDPLSAETSWGNPKTTEDMIKAVKEKGFNVIRVPVTWTGHLGDAPDYKINEEWLNRVQEVVNYVINNDLYCIINLHHEDWHFPSYDNLEPAKAELVAIWKQIAARFEGYDEHLIFEGMNEPRMVDTPSEWSGGNPEARDVINQLNAAFVDTIRNSGGNNPKRCVMIPTYAAATTTDVLSEFVIPEDDKVIVSIHAYTPYNFALNAKGTFDYDPVGDAAQIETLMQTLNQYFLQKGHAVIIGEFGARNKYNTEDRCEWATAYTSAASKVGIPCIWWDNNAFNSGEAFGLYNRTAMKWEYPEIVDALMKGLENK